A part of Pseudarthrobacter phenanthrenivorans Sphe3 genomic DNA contains:
- a CDS encoding MFS transporter — protein MVFFTNGAIFASMVPRYPDIKIDLDLGNAALGVAVAAFPLGALMAGLSAGVLLQRFRSSVVAVVATLFAATATTVAGIAPSWAVLAGGLLVAGAMDSIADVAQNFHGLRVQRLYGRSILNSFHAVWSIGAVAGGATGAIAAGLGVSRTLHFALIAFMCVLLAVASYRFLLPGPDPLPAAGVLDSGAGIVQSSGRNRGWPLNKYGALLLLVIIGSAGALIEDAGNSWSAIYLSEAFGGSALVAGAGFIALQGMQVVGRLVSDRLVDRFGQRTVARAAGLVVLVGMSLALGFPSFVGSVVGFGLAGLAAAPLIPAAVHAADGLPGFRPGEGLTIVSWLLRLGFLVSPPIVGWVADATSLRFGLLLVPVSGLLVILFAPVMSSSNARAAGEHE, from the coding sequence ATGGTGTTCTTCACCAATGGCGCGATCTTCGCAAGCATGGTGCCCAGGTACCCAGACATCAAGATTGACCTCGACCTGGGCAACGCGGCCTTGGGAGTGGCCGTTGCAGCTTTCCCGCTGGGTGCGTTGATGGCAGGCCTAAGCGCAGGCGTGCTGCTCCAACGCTTCCGATCATCCGTGGTGGCAGTTGTGGCCACGCTTTTCGCCGCGACTGCCACCACGGTGGCCGGCATCGCACCATCGTGGGCTGTCCTCGCCGGCGGCCTTTTGGTTGCAGGAGCTATGGACTCCATCGCTGACGTTGCACAGAACTTTCACGGTCTTCGTGTCCAGCGGCTCTACGGGAGGTCGATCCTCAACTCGTTCCATGCCGTGTGGAGCATTGGTGCAGTCGCTGGAGGGGCAACTGGTGCCATCGCCGCTGGGTTGGGCGTATCCCGGACCCTGCACTTCGCCCTGATCGCCTTCATGTGTGTGCTGCTGGCCGTCGCGTCCTACAGGTTCCTGCTTCCCGGGCCCGATCCACTGCCTGCTGCTGGTGTCCTGGATTCGGGTGCCGGAATCGTGCAGAGCTCCGGCCGGAACCGCGGATGGCCACTCAATAAGTACGGGGCGCTCCTGCTTCTGGTGATCATTGGCTCGGCAGGAGCTTTGATAGAGGACGCAGGCAACTCCTGGTCCGCGATCTACCTCTCTGAAGCATTTGGAGGGTCGGCACTCGTAGCTGGAGCAGGTTTCATTGCACTGCAGGGAATGCAAGTGGTGGGGCGGTTGGTCAGTGACCGACTAGTAGACCGCTTCGGTCAACGTACCGTCGCCCGCGCCGCAGGTTTGGTGGTGCTGGTGGGAATGAGCCTGGCTCTGGGATTCCCTTCCTTCGTAGGCAGCGTGGTGGGGTTTGGCCTCGCTGGCCTGGCCGCAGCGCCTCTCATCCCTGCTGCAGTGCATGCGGCTGACGGGTTGCCTGGATTCCGGCCCGGTGAAGGCCTGACGATCGTCAGTTGGTTGCTACGGCTTGGTTTCCTCGTGTCCCCGCCCATTGTTGGCTGGGTAGCCGATGCAACGTCTCTCCGGTTCGGCTTGCTCCTGGTCCCCGTTTCGGGACTTCTGGTCATACTCTTCGCCCCTGTAATGAGCAGCAGCAATGCCAGGGCCGCTGGAGAACACGAGTAA
- a CDS encoding transposase, which translates to MSARLTYSDEFKADAVELVVSSGRSPASVAPELGISVTALKRWVRLSREGQTEGGGKPDDPVDPAKYKALEARLRELERENDFLKKVSAFFAKEQR; encoded by the coding sequence ATGTCTGCTCGACTTACCTATTCCGATGAGTTCAAGGCTGATGCCGTTGAGCTCGTGGTTTCATCTGGGCGTTCACCCGCCTCTGTCGCTCCGGAGCTCGGCATTTCCGTTACCGCGTTGAAACGCTGGGTGCGACTGTCCCGTGAAGGGCAAACGGAGGGCGGCGGCAAACCGGATGATCCGGTGGATCCTGCGAAATACAAGGCTTTGGAGGCACGGCTGCGCGAGCTGGAGAGGGAGAACGATTTCCTGAAAAAAGTTTCGGCGTTCTTCGCCAAAGAACAACGGTAG
- a CDS encoding IS3 family transposase, translating to MYRVVQEKNADFPVAWMCRQLDLPRATYYRWLDAAETPTALRRRELTDQVKTVFDSSDGIFGHRMVHTKLAAAGIEVSVGTVAGIMAENGWVAKRMRAFKRTTIPSDPDKVFADLIGRDFTAEAPGTRLVGDITYLRTDEGWLYLATVIDLCTRMVVGWAMAEHMRASLVTGALTMARDRGHLSPNAIFHSDHGTQYTSREMGAWCAGNNIRQSMGATGVCWDNAVAESLFSSLKNEFYHHHPPGRQTGHYALHRSVLQPLAASHQQRRPAAGDGYGQLHNQKPTASRCCLTEKKLRDCLTSLTHLNAGQ from the coding sequence TTGTACCGAGTTGTTCAGGAGAAGAACGCCGACTTCCCGGTGGCCTGGATGTGCCGTCAGCTTGATCTCCCACGGGCCACGTATTACCGGTGGCTGGACGCCGCAGAAACCCCGACCGCGCTCCGTCGCCGGGAGCTGACCGATCAGGTGAAGACCGTCTTCGATTCCTCCGACGGGATCTTCGGCCACCGCATGGTCCACACCAAATTGGCCGCCGCCGGCATCGAGGTTTCAGTGGGTACCGTGGCCGGGATTATGGCCGAGAACGGGTGGGTCGCCAAGCGGATGCGCGCCTTCAAGCGCACCACCATCCCCTCAGATCCGGACAAGGTCTTCGCGGACCTCATCGGCCGGGACTTCACAGCAGAAGCACCCGGAACGCGCCTGGTCGGAGACATCACCTACCTGCGCACTGACGAGGGATGGCTCTACCTGGCCACCGTCATCGACCTGTGCACCCGCATGGTCGTCGGCTGGGCTATGGCTGAACACATGCGCGCTTCGCTGGTCACCGGGGCCCTGACGATGGCCAGAGACCGCGGCCATTTGAGTCCCAACGCGATTTTCCACAGTGATCATGGAACGCAGTACACGTCACGCGAAATGGGCGCCTGGTGCGCCGGGAATAACATCCGCCAATCCATGGGCGCCACCGGGGTGTGCTGGGATAATGCCGTGGCGGAATCGCTGTTCTCATCGCTGAAAAACGAGTTTTACCATCACCACCCGCCAGGACGCCAGACTGGCCACTATGCGCTACATCGAAGTGTTCTACAACCGCTGGCGGCCTCACACCAACAACGAAGGCCTGCCGCCGGCGACGGCTATGGCCAACTTCACAACCAGAAACCAACAGCTTCCCGCTGCTGCCTGACCGAAAAGAAACTACGCGACTGTCTCACATCCTTGACACACCTCAATGCGGGCCAATAA
- a CDS encoding ferredoxin yields MKITSNPKKCMAYGNCAAVAPNVYDLDGAVVKVLLPEPPAELQADARAGARECPSRALTIEED; encoded by the coding sequence GTGAAAATCACCTCAAATCCAAAAAAATGCATGGCGTATGGAAACTGTGCGGCCGTCGCGCCGAATGTCTACGACCTTGATGGTGCCGTCGTCAAGGTTCTGCTTCCGGAACCGCCTGCAGAGCTGCAAGCCGACGCGCGTGCGGGAGCACGGGAGTGCCCCTCCAGGGCGCTGACCATTGAAGAGGACTGA
- a CDS encoding NAD(P)/FAD-dependent oxidoreductase gives METIVIVGASLAGTRAAQTLRAEGYDGRIILVGEESEMPYDRPPLSKQFLLGDWAREDIALLTPKEVESLKLEFRLGVRATGLDREHKRLLLGVDGDLSYDGLIITTGARPRSLPGLDPHQEGVHVIRTMGDAQRLAEDLRNGQTLGIIGGGFLGSEVASAARRMGVAVTMLERDPEPMAAILGTRVGRVLADIQRQHGVDVRTESMVRKVVVGSVNGVPSVQVINDDETRLEFDNVLLSIGAAPNTEWLADSDVLIDNGVVCDDKLFVSDSIVTAGDVARINHPLQGFQRRIEHWTNAVQLGEVAAANLLAGRRKARSFRSVPYVWSDQFGSRIEIIGSPRGDDRVELLGSEAKDNKRLFVYFRDGAPSALVGINARSWMLGVRRRITDVAELNLAFVENLEKEISDNQAAA, from the coding sequence ATGGAGACGATAGTTATTGTCGGGGCCTCACTGGCAGGTACGCGCGCTGCGCAGACACTGCGCGCGGAAGGGTACGACGGACGAATAATCCTGGTGGGCGAAGAATCCGAAATGCCCTATGACCGGCCTCCGCTGTCCAAACAGTTTCTCCTGGGCGACTGGGCGCGAGAAGACATCGCGTTATTGACGCCGAAAGAGGTCGAGTCGCTCAAGCTTGAGTTTCGCCTCGGCGTCCGCGCAACAGGCCTGGATCGTGAGCACAAACGATTGCTTCTCGGCGTAGACGGCGATCTTTCCTATGACGGACTGATTATTACAACCGGCGCACGGCCGCGGAGTCTGCCGGGCCTGGACCCTCATCAAGAGGGAGTGCATGTCATCAGGACGATGGGGGATGCACAGCGGCTGGCTGAAGACCTCCGTAACGGACAGACTCTGGGCATCATCGGGGGAGGTTTCTTGGGCTCGGAAGTAGCCTCTGCCGCCCGCCGGATGGGTGTGGCGGTGACTATGCTCGAACGGGACCCTGAGCCTATGGCTGCCATTCTGGGTACCCGCGTTGGTCGGGTGCTGGCCGATATTCAACGACAGCACGGAGTGGATGTGCGCACAGAATCCATGGTGCGCAAGGTGGTGGTTGGTTCCGTTAACGGCGTCCCGTCCGTTCAGGTGATCAACGACGATGAAACCCGCCTTGAGTTCGATAATGTGCTCCTTTCCATTGGGGCCGCGCCCAACACGGAGTGGCTGGCTGACTCGGACGTACTGATCGACAACGGGGTCGTCTGCGATGACAAATTGTTTGTCAGTGACTCAATTGTTACTGCGGGCGACGTTGCCCGGATAAACCATCCCCTGCAGGGTTTTCAGCGGCGAATCGAGCACTGGACCAACGCGGTTCAGCTGGGAGAGGTTGCGGCAGCGAATCTGCTTGCCGGGCGGCGAAAAGCCCGGTCATTCCGTTCCGTCCCCTACGTATGGTCCGATCAGTTTGGTTCGAGGATTGAAATTATCGGTTCCCCGCGCGGAGACGACCGTGTTGAGCTGCTTGGCTCAGAAGCAAAGGACAACAAGCGCCTGTTCGTGTACTTCCGCGACGGAGCGCCCAGCGCCCTCGTTGGCATCAATGCCCGGTCATGGATGCTCGGAGTCCGACGCCGTATCACCGACGTGGCCGAGTTGAATCTTGCATTTGTCGAAAACCTTGAGAAGGAAATTTCAGATAACCAGGCCGCTGCATGA
- a CDS encoding VOC family protein, translated as MGISRVAYAELGVSDIDEAAAIHTDVLGFKELGREDGAVRFGCGIDGVSDLILREGRSGVHRFGVKVDSSDDIAYYAKRLADAGIHTEQRTDVDPGVRVALSFTAPSGHIIELVDTVVERGYLNPSSAGAHQQGIRARDFDHITLHAQDAGGLTDFIVNVLEGRVSDIFQPAPGVVGAAWTRFSQFHHDIAVFSTQNPNATLNHYALAMDSFEHLGEAADVLSRAGIQVEVGPGRHGVGGNQYCYFWINGNRYELSANMPRVDISEPGIWTNFDEAFSPWGHKPPASMAEGS; from the coding sequence ATGGGAATCAGTAGAGTTGCCTATGCCGAGTTGGGCGTCTCGGATATCGACGAGGCTGCGGCGATCCACACAGACGTTCTGGGGTTCAAGGAGTTGGGCCGTGAGGATGGCGCCGTGCGTTTCGGGTGCGGAATCGACGGAGTCAGCGACCTCATTCTCCGTGAAGGACGAAGCGGTGTTCATCGCTTTGGCGTCAAGGTGGACTCCAGTGATGACATCGCGTACTACGCCAAACGGCTGGCCGACGCGGGCATCCACACGGAGCAGCGCACCGACGTCGATCCCGGTGTCCGCGTTGCCCTGAGCTTCACTGCTCCGAGCGGACACATCATTGAACTGGTCGACACCGTGGTCGAACGCGGGTACCTCAACCCTAGTTCTGCGGGCGCCCACCAGCAAGGAATTCGGGCGAGGGACTTCGACCACATCACGTTGCACGCGCAGGATGCGGGCGGACTCACGGACTTCATCGTCAACGTGCTCGAGGGCAGGGTCTCGGACATTTTCCAGCCTGCGCCCGGCGTTGTCGGCGCGGCCTGGACCCGGTTCAGCCAGTTCCACCACGATATCGCCGTTTTTAGCACCCAGAACCCGAACGCAACGCTCAACCACTATGCCCTCGCGATGGATTCGTTCGAACACCTGGGCGAAGCTGCAGATGTGCTGTCCAGGGCGGGCATTCAGGTCGAAGTTGGCCCGGGCCGTCACGGTGTCGGCGGAAACCAGTATTGCTACTTCTGGATCAACGGAAACCGGTATGAGCTCTCGGCCAACATGCCGAGGGTTGACATCTCCGAACCCGGTATCTGGACCAACTTCGACGAGGCTTTCAGCCCGTGGGGCCACAAGCCCCCGGCTTCCATGGCTGAAGGTTCCTAA
- a CDS encoding cupin domain-containing protein — MTNFDQWLDKLQEMKHSDPEASMPASLVTRADSAVWLTADVTGNPTEIGVLADVPAKAMEFYLQSIPPGEASDLQRHLHESVHCVTVGTGYSEIGPETLTWGPGDFIYTPPMVWHRHYNDSVDEVRMILVENSRLLDSLGINRRESAGNISYKQFTKNDERNAPHGNQ; from the coding sequence TTGACGAACTTCGACCAATGGCTCGACAAGCTGCAAGAGATGAAGCACTCCGATCCGGAAGCTTCGATGCCCGCGTCCCTGGTCACCCGTGCTGACAGCGCGGTCTGGCTCACGGCAGACGTGACCGGCAATCCCACCGAAATTGGGGTTCTGGCTGATGTTCCAGCCAAGGCGATGGAATTCTATCTCCAATCCATTCCGCCGGGCGAAGCATCGGACCTTCAACGGCACCTGCACGAGTCGGTGCACTGCGTGACGGTAGGAACCGGATATTCCGAAATCGGACCTGAAACGCTGACCTGGGGTCCGGGCGATTTCATTTACACCCCTCCCATGGTCTGGCACCGGCACTACAACGACTCCGTGGACGAAGTGCGCATGATCCTGGTGGAGAATTCCCGCCTGCTTGACTCCCTGGGGATTAACCGGCGTGAAAGCGCCGGAAATATTTCATATAAGCAATTCACCAAAAACGACGAAAGGAATGCCCCACATGGGAATCAGTAG